Proteins encoded within one genomic window of Edaphobacter lichenicola:
- a CDS encoding tetratricopeptide repeat protein: MGRFPQDEFVAVKAILIAWMALSNIAHSQEPSAALKKADAAYRAGQAALAQRDLNAAQADFEQVVKLAPQAEQGHSALGAVLVSRGFVKEGIYELERALAIESTDNTAQMNLAMAYEQIGLSGKAIPLFSRCEAGARLQKSALPSYVLAGYARSLAANHQTGLAVTKMKAALAADSQNAELHDELGSLYAQQKDWTHAQGEFATAIELNPNLAVAHLHLGLAMRARDEKDGMPELMQAAQLAPQDAMIALELGKAFAADGKDTEAIPVFQHLLELEPSSTAASYQLALALQRSNRAQEAIVLLKTVVAAEPKNAEAMTNLGMALCQAQQAKDAVPVLERSIALAPESVTAHQNLAAAYVQLSQFGDAVVELHQALKLAPDAPQLHYNLGLALKMQDDAVGAIPELETAQRLDPSAAEAPYLLGVLYMQTGRYEDAAREMNISLKLRPENGDGWAALGSVYDKLNKLPEATSALREAIRQLPGQPDPHLTLAAVLVKQNQPGEAATERRKAAELMRSNMNRQRAEVATNAGNSALRNNDLEGSITQFQDALGYDANYAEAHLGLAEALDRKGKTAEASAERQKAEAVKTSGAP; encoded by the coding sequence ATGGGTAGGTTTCCTCAGGACGAGTTTGTTGCGGTGAAGGCAATATTGATTGCCTGGATGGCGCTGTCGAACATCGCTCATTCGCAAGAGCCTTCAGCGGCGTTGAAGAAGGCGGATGCGGCGTATCGTGCAGGTCAGGCTGCCCTGGCTCAAAGAGATTTGAACGCCGCTCAGGCTGACTTTGAGCAGGTAGTTAAGCTCGCTCCGCAGGCTGAGCAGGGGCACAGTGCGCTTGGAGCAGTTTTAGTGAGTCGCGGGTTTGTGAAAGAAGGCATTTATGAGCTTGAAAGAGCGCTTGCGATAGAGAGCACCGATAACACCGCGCAGATGAATCTCGCGATGGCGTATGAACAGATCGGTTTGTCAGGGAAGGCGATTCCGTTATTTTCCAGATGTGAAGCGGGGGCGCGTCTGCAGAAGAGTGCACTGCCTTCCTATGTCCTCGCCGGATATGCACGTTCTCTTGCGGCGAATCATCAGACCGGGCTTGCGGTAACAAAGATGAAGGCTGCGCTCGCCGCAGACTCGCAGAACGCTGAGCTCCACGATGAGCTTGGTTCGTTGTACGCCCAGCAGAAGGATTGGACGCATGCACAAGGGGAGTTTGCGACAGCCATTGAACTGAATCCCAATCTAGCGGTCGCGCATTTGCATCTTGGTCTGGCGATGCGGGCTCGGGATGAAAAGGATGGGATGCCCGAGTTGATGCAGGCAGCGCAACTGGCTCCGCAGGATGCGATGATTGCGCTTGAACTTGGCAAGGCGTTTGCGGCAGATGGGAAGGACACGGAGGCGATTCCGGTCTTCCAACACTTGCTGGAGCTGGAGCCGAGCTCCACAGCAGCTTCGTATCAACTCGCTCTCGCTTTACAGCGGTCGAACAGAGCGCAGGAGGCGATTGTGCTGCTGAAGACAGTCGTTGCCGCAGAGCCGAAGAACGCTGAAGCCATGACTAATCTTGGGATGGCGCTTTGTCAGGCGCAACAGGCTAAAGACGCAGTGCCTGTTCTCGAACGTTCCATCGCGCTCGCACCGGAGAGCGTGACGGCGCATCAGAACCTTGCGGCAGCTTATGTGCAGTTGAGCCAGTTTGGCGATGCCGTGGTGGAACTGCACCAGGCGTTGAAGCTGGCACCTGACGCGCCTCAGCTGCACTATAACCTGGGTCTTGCACTGAAGATGCAGGACGATGCGGTGGGCGCTATCCCCGAGCTGGAGACTGCACAGAGGCTTGATCCGTCGGCGGCGGAAGCTCCATATCTTCTCGGCGTGCTCTACATGCAGACCGGGCGATATGAGGATGCGGCGCGTGAGATGAATATCTCCCTGAAACTTCGTCCTGAGAATGGAGACGGATGGGCGGCGCTGGGGAGTGTCTACGACAAGTTGAACAAATTACCTGAAGCTACGTCGGCGCTGCGGGAGGCTATCCGGCAACTTCCGGGGCAGCCCGATCCGCATTTGACGCTCGCGGCTGTGCTGGTTAAGCAAAACCAGCCGGGTGAGGCCGCAACGGAACGCCGGAAGGCAGCAGAGCTAATGCGGAGCAACATGAACCGTCAGCGTGCTGAGGTTGCCACCAACGCTGGAAACTCTGCGCTGAGAAACAATGACCTGGAGGGCTCCATCACACAGTTTCAGGATGCATTGGGCTACGACGCAAACTACGCTGAGGCACATCTTGGTCTTGCAGAGGCACTGGACAGGAAGGGTAAAACCGCAGAGGCGTCAGCGGAGCGTCAGAAGGCTGAGGCGGTGAAGACATCTGGAGCTCCCTAG
- a CDS encoding tetratricopeptide repeat protein — protein sequence MIDRGLAVAALKQLDVLAAQRPVPAGVNRLRGLALYSENDFTDADVALASALTQDPHDEESAQLRGLTLFRLGRPADAIPLLESASSWTSQTRIDPNYVLALCYVDTNQYDKARAAFATQYGFAPDSAPAYLLAARMLLRRDGLPVAQQFATKALELDPQLPLAHLLLGEVALAGEHLDTAIAEFEKERSRSPLDGSIYDRLGDAYSRSGDYAKAQQSLQRALLLEPNATGPYILLGKVLLKRQDPASALMYLERAEKMDSSNYITHSLLGQAYRSLGRAEDASRENEISHKIQSANEPKLETLH from the coding sequence ATGATCGATCGTGGGCTTGCAGTAGCTGCTCTGAAGCAGCTGGATGTGCTGGCTGCGCAACGGCCGGTGCCCGCGGGCGTCAATCGGCTGCGTGGTCTTGCGTTGTACTCGGAAAACGACTTTACGGATGCGGATGTTGCGCTTGCGAGTGCGTTGACGCAGGACCCCCATGATGAAGAGTCGGCGCAGCTGCGAGGGCTGACGCTGTTTCGGCTGGGGCGGCCGGCGGATGCGATTCCTTTGCTCGAGTCTGCGTCCAGCTGGACGTCGCAGACCAGGATCGATCCTAATTATGTGCTCGCGCTTTGCTATGTTGATACCAATCAATACGACAAGGCCCGTGCGGCGTTTGCGACACAGTATGGCTTTGCTCCCGATTCGGCGCCGGCTTATCTTCTGGCTGCGCGAATGTTGCTGCGGCGAGACGGCCTGCCAGTGGCGCAGCAGTTTGCTACGAAGGCGCTGGAGTTGGACCCGCAGCTGCCGCTGGCTCATTTGCTGCTTGGCGAAGTAGCGCTGGCCGGAGAGCATCTGGATACGGCGATTGCGGAGTTTGAGAAAGAACGGAGCCGTAGTCCGCTGGATGGGAGCATCTACGACAGGCTTGGGGACGCTTATAGCCGGTCGGGGGATTATGCGAAGGCACAGCAATCCTTGCAGCGGGCGCTGTTGCTGGAGCCGAATGCGACGGGACCTTATATTCTGCTCGGTAAGGTTTTGCTGAAGCGGCAAGATCCTGCCAGCGCGTTGATGTATTTGGAACGTGCCGAAAAGATGGACTCGAGCAACTACATCACGCATAGTCTGTTGGGGCAGGCGTATCGATCGCTGGGCAGGGCAGAGGACGCGAGTCGAGAGAACGAGATCTCGCACAAGATACAGTCAGCGAACGAACCCAAACTGGAAACGCTTCATTGA
- a CDS encoding TonB-dependent receptor, producing MRVVTRVTVGLLFAVCALASSPVAYGQAVYGSIFGSTVDSTGAAVPGATITVIDNAKGTSVSVQSNGSGEFTVEHLIPDVYDVKVSAQGFKGFEQKGILVTADTSIKVEAALTVGGSDQTVEVNADAVPQLKTDRADVSTTFGAKEITDLPIPDRNFTNLQLLLPGAQLLGWSHAASENPQGSKQIEVDGQAFAGVAFQLDGTDNQDPILGIIVVNPNSDSLSETKITTQNFDAEFGKAVSSVVTAQTKSGSNNWHGSAFDYRESNANLAREPFSQGSGQLSATNPFPQGLKNQFGGSIGGKIIKDKLFFFGDYQGVRQKVGIANVQTVPTAHLVSTCIGQATTVTGQPGCDFSEYTPAVGQLYHQVNGQSIAYASNVIPASDVSVPARNFLKLLAPYAPNTPGSPVGPTGQQVTGLKNNYAGSGTGGFNSDQWDVRGDWTVNDRVHVFGRFSRFTDTLTGKTIFGDAGGSGFGLGGYGGTSQGANDSAAAGVDIAVNSKLVTDVRLGYFRYNIGTSKYDAGTNLATNIGAPGLNLGDPITSGSPSFQLTEVASFGPPNNSQTQGPQYGAGLNVDRCNCPLTEREDQYQLANNWTKTIGNHSVKFGMDLRYARNLRVPSDNDRTGLLFFGTGPSGANGATGKTGLGFASFVLGSPTQFERYVSTTTNAKEFQKRDFFYAQDTWRVTSKLTVNLGLRYELYFPESVNGKGNGALLNPTTGYLQVAGFGNIGSNMNYNRPGNAYNPRVGVAYQATPATVIRAGYGRSFDIGVFGSIFGHAATQNLPVLQNQTITASGTASAFDLAVGPALAAPVAVPASGLLPNPGYQVTSRARPTTLRLPTLDAWNLSVQQSFSPTLSMTVAYVGNKGTHTFGDISGNTTNPNEAAIALPSDQSFNGEALHWDPNLPNLPGNVSQYVNGVGPGGAVNNQNLLRRYYGGKLAACADPNYVQPVGQGLAPGACGWSNDITDFSDNLDTHYNALQVTLAKTYAHGISVNANYAWQQAISDSVNYSSWDKHIVAGRDGALRQQQIIVYGLFELPFGRNKLLLSNVNGVINQIVSGIQISPVINYSSGLPFTLTYSTCSQQVPSDAPCRVNGDTRRFHSQETGIPGNNLLFYQSYNIDSGNGPFSRPGLDQIGNVGRNTVFGPHFFNADLSIQKNFLIREKLTFQLRADGFNAFNHINWGAPGGNVDQGGSITNGPFPNNSANPRQLQFSGRFQF from the coding sequence ATGAGAGTTGTGACGCGAGTAACAGTGGGGTTGCTATTTGCCGTGTGTGCTCTGGCGTCTTCGCCGGTGGCGTATGGCCAGGCGGTTTATGGTTCGATCTTCGGATCGACCGTGGACAGCACGGGTGCGGCAGTTCCAGGCGCGACGATTACAGTTATCGACAACGCGAAAGGGACGTCAGTTTCCGTGCAGTCTAATGGAAGCGGCGAATTTACTGTTGAACATCTGATCCCAGACGTCTACGACGTGAAGGTGAGCGCGCAGGGTTTCAAGGGGTTTGAGCAGAAGGGTATCTTGGTGACTGCTGACACCTCGATCAAGGTGGAGGCAGCGCTGACGGTTGGAGGATCCGATCAAACGGTTGAGGTAAATGCAGATGCTGTCCCCCAGTTGAAGACGGACCGTGCGGATGTATCGACGACATTTGGGGCGAAGGAGATTACGGACCTGCCCATTCCGGACAGGAATTTTACGAATCTGCAGTTGCTTTTGCCAGGCGCGCAGTTGCTCGGGTGGAGCCACGCGGCGAGTGAGAATCCGCAGGGCTCGAAGCAGATCGAAGTGGACGGCCAGGCGTTTGCGGGAGTCGCGTTCCAATTGGATGGAACTGACAACCAGGACCCGATCCTCGGAATTATTGTGGTCAATCCTAACTCCGACTCGCTGTCCGAGACGAAGATCACGACGCAGAACTTCGACGCGGAGTTTGGCAAGGCAGTGTCGTCGGTGGTGACGGCGCAGACGAAGTCAGGGTCCAACAACTGGCATGGATCGGCATTCGACTACCGCGAAAGTAACGCGAACCTTGCACGCGAGCCATTCTCGCAGGGTTCCGGCCAGCTTTCGGCGACGAACCCGTTCCCTCAGGGCTTGAAGAATCAGTTTGGCGGATCGATTGGTGGAAAGATCATCAAGGATAAGTTGTTCTTCTTTGGAGATTATCAGGGAGTAAGACAGAAGGTTGGTATCGCGAACGTGCAGACCGTTCCGACGGCGCACCTCGTCTCGACCTGCATTGGACAGGCCACAACCGTAACTGGACAGCCCGGATGCGATTTCAGCGAATATACTCCGGCAGTCGGACAGCTCTACCACCAAGTGAACGGCCAGTCTATTGCTTACGCGAGCAATGTTATCCCCGCGTCGGACGTGTCTGTGCCGGCGCGGAACTTCCTCAAGCTTCTAGCGCCTTACGCTCCGAATACGCCTGGCTCTCCTGTGGGCCCCACGGGACAGCAAGTCACCGGACTCAAGAACAATTATGCGGGTAGCGGGACCGGTGGTTTCAACAGCGATCAGTGGGACGTTCGAGGTGACTGGACGGTCAACGACCGGGTACACGTCTTTGGGCGCTTCAGCCGTTTCACGGACACCCTTACGGGTAAGACGATCTTTGGCGATGCCGGAGGATCGGGGTTTGGCTTGGGTGGTTATGGTGGCACCTCGCAGGGCGCAAACGACAGCGCAGCGGCGGGTGTAGATATCGCCGTGAACTCGAAGTTGGTTACCGACGTGCGCCTTGGCTACTTCCGGTACAACATTGGGACATCGAAGTACGACGCGGGTACAAATCTGGCTACGAACATTGGAGCGCCGGGTTTGAATCTGGGAGATCCCATCACGAGTGGTTCACCGTCGTTTCAGCTAACGGAAGTCGCCAGCTTTGGACCGCCGAACAACAGCCAAACTCAGGGACCGCAATACGGTGCCGGGTTGAACGTGGACCGTTGCAACTGTCCGCTGACCGAGCGCGAAGACCAGTACCAGCTTGCGAACAATTGGACCAAGACTATAGGCAACCACAGCGTTAAGTTCGGCATGGACCTGCGTTATGCACGCAACCTGCGGGTGCCGAGCGACAACGACCGCACTGGCCTTTTGTTCTTCGGTACCGGTCCGTCGGGGGCGAACGGGGCCACCGGAAAGACTGGCTTGGGATTTGCATCGTTCGTACTCGGCAGCCCAACTCAGTTTGAGCGGTATGTGAGTACAACGACGAATGCCAAGGAGTTTCAGAAACGAGACTTCTTCTACGCCCAGGATACGTGGCGTGTTACTTCGAAGCTGACGGTCAACCTGGGCTTGCGCTATGAGCTGTACTTCCCAGAGAGCGTGAACGGTAAGGGAAATGGAGCGCTACTGAACCCGACCACTGGCTATCTCCAGGTGGCAGGTTTCGGCAACATTGGCAGCAACATGAACTACAACCGCCCGGGAAATGCTTATAACCCACGCGTCGGAGTTGCGTATCAGGCGACTCCTGCGACCGTGATCCGAGCCGGGTACGGACGAAGCTTCGACATTGGCGTATTCGGTTCGATCTTTGGTCACGCAGCGACGCAGAACCTTCCGGTGCTGCAGAACCAAACGATCACGGCTAGCGGCACTGCCTCCGCGTTCGACCTGGCAGTCGGACCAGCTTTGGCGGCGCCGGTCGCAGTACCAGCGAGCGGTCTTCTGCCAAATCCGGGTTATCAGGTGACTTCGCGCGCGCGGCCGACGACACTTCGTCTGCCAACTCTCGATGCCTGGAATTTGAGTGTTCAGCAGTCGTTCTCGCCCACGTTGTCGATGACGGTCGCGTATGTTGGCAACAAAGGTACTCATACCTTCGGCGATATTTCAGGCAATACGACCAACCCGAACGAGGCCGCAATCGCTTTGCCCTCAGATCAGAGCTTTAATGGTGAGGCATTGCATTGGGATCCGAATCTGCCCAATCTTCCGGGTAATGTGAGTCAGTATGTGAATGGTGTTGGCCCGGGTGGCGCTGTCAACAACCAGAACCTGCTGCGGCGGTATTACGGCGGTAAGCTGGCAGCCTGTGCCGATCCGAACTATGTGCAGCCGGTTGGGCAAGGTCTCGCCCCAGGCGCTTGCGGATGGAGTAACGATATTACGGATTTCTCTGACAATCTCGATACTCACTACAACGCGCTGCAGGTAACCCTGGCTAAGACGTATGCGCATGGCATTTCGGTCAATGCAAACTACGCGTGGCAGCAGGCGATAAGCGACTCGGTAAATTACTCTTCGTGGGACAAGCACATTGTTGCTGGTCGAGACGGGGCGCTACGTCAGCAGCAGATTATCGTCTACGGACTATTCGAGTTACCGTTCGGAAGGAATAAGCTGTTGCTCTCGAACGTGAACGGAGTGATCAACCAGATTGTGAGCGGAATCCAGATCAGTCCGGTCATCAACTACTCGAGCGGTTTGCCGTTCACCTTGACCTATTCGACTTGCAGCCAGCAGGTCCCGTCAGATGCGCCCTGTCGAGTAAACGGCGATACTCGCCGCTTCCACTCCCAAGAGACAGGAATCCCGGGTAATAACCTGTTGTTTTACCAGTCTTATAATATCGATAGTGGCAACGGGCCTTTCTCGCGACCGGGTCTCGACCAGATCGGCAATGTGGGACGGAACACGGTCTTCGGGCCGCATTTCTTCAACGCTGACCTGTCGATCCAGAAAAACTTCCTTATTCGTGAGAAGCTAACCTTCCAGTTGCGAGCGGATGGCTTCAACGCCTTCAACCATATCAACTGGGGCGCACCTGGCGGCAATGTGGACCAGGGAGGCTCGATTACGAACGGACCCTTCCCGAACAACTCGGCCAATCCGAGGCAGTTGCAGTTCTCGGGGCGTTTTCAGTTCTAG
- a CDS encoding GntR family transcriptional regulator translates to MKNTGISRTENKSSAPADSQTSSGSRKESSATPKYREIFEDLHSAIKTGALRRGDRLPSETELGKRYNASRITVAKAVHELQLQGLVSRRPGSGTHVLAPIASADHVFGLLIPDLGRTEIFEPICNGMMQSPLSRPHSLLWGHSMGEFAQQQKEAEQLCHKYIAQKVSGVFFAPLEFTPEKDIVNRRIASAFDRAGIPVVLLDRCYAPYPLRSRYDLVGIDNRSAGFLITQHLLQHGARRIAFVARRLSASTVHGRIAGYREAILARGVNLQQDLVRIGDPEDPKFLQTILNDCHPDAIVCANDITAARIMQGLAARGIRVPDEIRIVGIDDVKYASLLPVPLTTQHQNCAHIGAMAIATMLQRLEKPDLPTRDILLQTKTVLRRSCGTHPSPNQKLT, encoded by the coding sequence ATGAAGAACACCGGGATCTCCCGAACCGAGAACAAATCGTCAGCCCCCGCCGACTCGCAAACCAGCTCCGGCAGCAGGAAAGAGTCGTCCGCCACACCGAAGTACCGCGAGATCTTCGAGGATCTTCACTCCGCCATCAAGACCGGAGCCCTTCGTCGCGGAGACCGTCTTCCCAGCGAAACCGAACTCGGAAAGCGCTACAACGCCTCACGCATCACGGTGGCGAAAGCCGTCCATGAGCTCCAGTTGCAGGGCCTCGTATCGCGACGTCCTGGCTCAGGCACCCACGTTCTCGCGCCCATTGCCTCGGCCGATCACGTCTTCGGGCTTCTCATTCCCGATCTCGGCCGAACCGAGATCTTCGAACCCATCTGCAACGGCATGATGCAGTCGCCTCTCTCCAGGCCGCACTCCCTCCTGTGGGGACACTCCATGGGCGAGTTCGCCCAGCAGCAGAAGGAGGCCGAGCAGCTCTGCCACAAGTACATCGCGCAAAAGGTCTCCGGAGTCTTCTTCGCGCCGCTCGAATTCACTCCCGAAAAAGACATCGTCAACCGACGCATCGCCTCTGCGTTCGATCGCGCAGGCATTCCCGTCGTGTTGCTAGACAGGTGCTACGCCCCCTATCCCCTGCGTTCCAGGTACGACCTCGTCGGCATCGACAATCGCAGCGCGGGATTTCTCATCACCCAGCATCTGCTCCAGCACGGAGCCAGACGCATCGCCTTCGTCGCCAGGCGTCTCTCTGCCTCCACCGTTCACGGACGTATCGCCGGTTATCGAGAGGCTATCCTCGCTCGAGGAGTCAACCTGCAACAGGACCTCGTTCGTATCGGCGATCCAGAAGATCCCAAATTCCTACAGACGATACTCAACGACTGCCACCCCGACGCCATCGTCTGCGCCAACGACATCACCGCAGCCCGCATCATGCAGGGCCTCGCCGCTCGCGGAATACGCGTTCCCGATGAGATCCGCATCGTCGGAATCGACGACGTGAAATACGCGAGCCTCCTCCCCGTGCCGCTCACCACACAGCATCAGAACTGTGCCCACATCGGCGCCATGGCAATCGCAACCATGCTGCAGCGGCTCGAAAAACCCGACCTCCCCACGCGCGACATCCTCTTGCAAACGAAAACAGTCCTTCGCCGCTCTTGCGGAACCCATCCCTCGCCGAACCAAAAACTCACCTAA
- a CDS encoding glycoside hydrolase family 13 protein, producing MTTKLRHPNTSSSSWLRLLAILATSALWTSGSLALSQTPQPSPVATAAHNDGPWWKHAVFYEIYPRSFQDSTGDGIGDLNGITQRLDYLKNLGIDAIWIAPMYPSPQVDFGYDISDYEAVDPQYGTLADMDHLIAEGKQRNIRVVLDMVLNHTSDKHQWFIDSASSRSNPRHNWYVWNDGVPANGPNVTAYQKRFEHEGRVPPNNWVSGFGGSAWEWVPAVHQFYYHKFYKQQPDLNWRNPAVEKACFDAMRFWLDRGVAGFRLDAIPTLFEDPKLRNEPETGGINAQGDPNLKDIYTSNLPEVHDVIRRMRAMVEKYPGNRVLIGETYLPDTAALNEWYGGAKHDELQLPMDMLLGFHGDRDKLDATSFRRFINDAETQLNGSQPLFVFDNHDNVRSWERYGDGVHDQAIARILASVLLTSRAAALMYYGEELGMITATPTRKEDVKDPIGITGWPKEKGRDGERTPMQWDDSKNAGFSDASTTWLPLPSNYTTVNVKAQESEPDSLLNWYKQLIAMRKSDPTLRDGKQVMLDESNPSVLSFMREGVAGHPSIVVALNFTAQPQTISLNHGKTVTTLLTDAPGLKQTTSLQNITLPPYASWIGQIGSIK from the coding sequence TTGACCACCAAGTTACGCCATCCCAACACATCCTCTTCAAGCTGGCTGCGTCTCCTTGCAATCCTTGCCACCAGCGCTCTTTGGACCTCCGGCAGCCTCGCACTAAGTCAGACACCCCAACCCTCGCCCGTCGCCACCGCCGCACACAACGACGGCCCCTGGTGGAAGCACGCCGTCTTCTACGAGATCTATCCCCGCAGCTTTCAGGACTCCACCGGCGACGGCATCGGCGATCTCAACGGCATCACCCAGCGCCTCGACTACCTCAAAAACCTCGGCATCGACGCCATCTGGATCGCGCCCATGTACCCCTCGCCCCAGGTCGACTTCGGTTACGACATCTCTGACTATGAGGCCGTCGATCCACAGTACGGCACCCTCGCCGATATGGATCACCTCATCGCCGAGGGCAAACAGCGAAACATTCGCGTCGTCCTCGACATGGTCCTCAACCACACCTCAGACAAGCACCAGTGGTTCATCGACTCCGCCAGCTCCCGCTCCAACCCCAGGCATAACTGGTACGTCTGGAACGACGGCGTCCCCGCCAACGGCCCCAACGTTACCGCCTATCAGAAGCGCTTCGAGCATGAAGGCCGCGTCCCGCCCAACAACTGGGTCTCCGGCTTCGGCGGCTCCGCATGGGAGTGGGTTCCGGCCGTCCACCAGTTCTACTATCACAAGTTCTACAAGCAGCAGCCCGACCTCAACTGGCGCAACCCCGCCGTCGAAAAAGCCTGCTTCGACGCCATGCGCTTCTGGCTCGACCGCGGCGTAGCCGGCTTCCGCCTCGATGCCATTCCCACCCTCTTCGAGGACCCCAAACTCCGCAACGAACCCGAGACCGGCGGCATCAACGCCCAGGGTGATCCCAACCTCAAAGACATCTACACCAGCAATCTCCCCGAAGTCCACGACGTCATCCGCCGCATGCGCGCCATGGTAGAGAAGTACCCAGGCAACCGCGTCCTAATCGGCGAGACCTACCTCCCCGACACCGCCGCGCTCAACGAGTGGTACGGCGGCGCGAAGCACGATGAGCTGCAACTCCCCATGGACATGCTCCTCGGCTTCCACGGCGACCGCGACAAGCTCGACGCCACCAGCTTTCGCAGGTTCATCAACGATGCCGAGACCCAGCTCAACGGCTCGCAACCTCTCTTCGTCTTCGACAATCACGACAACGTCCGCAGCTGGGAGCGCTACGGCGACGGCGTCCACGACCAGGCCATCGCAAGGATTCTCGCCAGCGTACTCCTCACCTCTCGCGCCGCCGCCCTCATGTACTACGGCGAAGAACTCGGCATGATCACCGCCACACCCACGCGCAAAGAAGACGTGAAGGATCCCATCGGCATCACCGGCTGGCCCAAAGAAAAAGGCCGCGACGGCGAACGCACCCCCATGCAATGGGACGACTCCAAAAACGCCGGATTCAGCGACGCCTCCACCACCTGGCTCCCCCTCCCATCCAACTACACCACCGTCAATGTGAAGGCCCAAGAGAGCGAACCCGACTCGCTGCTCAACTGGTACAAACAGCTAATCGCGATGCGCAAGAGCGATCCCACACTCCGCGACGGCAAACAGGTGATGCTCGATGAGTCCAACCCCTCCGTCCTCTCCTTCATGCGCGAGGGCGTCGCTGGCCATCCTTCAATCGTCGTAGCGCTCAACTTCACCGCTCAACCCCAGACCATCTCACTCAATCACGGCAAGACGGTGACCACACTCCTCACCGATGCACCCGGTCTCAAACAAACCACCAGCCTGCAGAACATCACGCTGCCGCCGTACGCTTCGTGGATCGGACAGATCGGCTCCATCAAATAG